A window from Salvelinus sp. IW2-2015 linkage group LG5, ASM291031v2, whole genome shotgun sequence encodes these proteins:
- the LOC111964076 gene encoding general transcription factor 3C polypeptide 4-like isoform X2 translates to MSQSFMLDRVLNPTVGIHKGILYTSWSPLGCDVNGRCLLASLTLDHRLTVHSSTKRLQWTVVADLTQLYGESLESRGYSVQGGQPPKANLLDLAELQRRYRMQTPVRMEWSSVCTTQHVQTNNECKDVGTVLLAVLMENGDLVVWQFCLPMLGKDSVLSCNTIQSGVLSPSVLAWWEYEHSGRKMSGLIVGSKLGPVKILPVNLKAVKGYFTLRQPVVLWQESDQIPVHNIKCISLFHPKQNCNCSLVVAARGSYLFWCLLLISKAGLNVHNSHVTGLHSTPIVSMTASRQGSSIYTCSMDGTVKKLTPIFTDMAVAFKQEEIVLPEGMAGRRMHGIAVSPHGAYLALVSTEGMTNGQHPVSRPYQVQFVTLKTPNDAAAELLESPVQSLFKQTDLLDLVRWRVLRDKRIPALLQEELDDKVHNTGSPYLWRLKLFLVRVLYQSLQKAPVEARWRPTHEDSKVFVKDEEGGVAGEGGGGEEVVSKLQDPEARALEEQTGEVIAWIEAVEAHLTREHMKRVLGEVYLHTWITENTSIPTRGVCDFLTSDPTYEDRAAQVLIGHIQKKMNKQTFPEYCSLCKEVLPFTDRKQAVCSNGHMWLRCVLSYQACQTLAYRRCLLQDSIARLPVPEDPDWIKRILQGPCTFCDSPLL, encoded by the exons ATGAGCCAGTCCTTCATGCTGGACAGAGTGCTCAATCCCACCGTGGGCATCCACAAGGGCATCCTGTACACCAGCTGGTCCCCCCTGGGCTGTGACGTCAATGGCCGGTGCCTCCTAGCCTCCCTCACCCTGGACCACCGGCTGACCGTCCACAGCAGCACCAAGCGTCTACAGTGGACTGTGGTGGCTGACCTGACCCAGCTGTATGGAGAGAGCCTGGAGAGCAGAGGCTACTCCGTGCAGGGTGGGCAGCCCCCCAAGGCTAACCTCCTGGACCTGGCTGAGCTTCAGAGGCGCTACCGCATGCAGACCCCTGTACGGATGGAGTGGTCCAGTGTGTGCACCACGCAGCACGTCCAGACCAACAACGAGTGTAAAGACGTGGGAACGGTGCTGCTGGCCGTGCTGATGGAGAACGGAGACCTGGTGGTGTGGCAGTTCTGCCTGCCCATGCTGGGGAAGGACTCTGTGTTGTCCTGTAACACCATCCAGTCTGGGGTGTTGTCCCCCAGCGTGCTGGCTTGGTGGGAGTACGAGCACAGCGGGCGCAAGATGAGCGGCCTGATCGTGGGCAGCAAGTTAGGGCCCGTCAAGATCCTGCCTGTCAACCTGAAGGCGGTGAAGGGCTACTTCACCCTGCGCCAGCCAGTGGTCCTCTGGCAGGAGTCAGACCAGATCCCCGTACACAACATCAAGTGTATCTCCCTGTTCCACCCCAAACAGAACTGTAACTGTAGCCTGGTGGTGGCGGCCAGGGGCTCCTACCTCTTCTGGTGCCTGCTGCTCATCTCCAAGGCGGGCCTCAACGTGCACAACTCACACGTCACTGGCCTGCACTCCACCCCCATCGTCTCCATGACAGCCAGCCGCCAGGGCAGCTCCATCTACACCTGTTCCATGGACGGGACGGTCAAGAAGCTCACGCCCATCTTTACCGATATGGCCGTGGCCTTTAAGCAGGAGGAGATCGTGCTGCCAGAGGGTATGGCAGGTCGGAGGATGCACGGCATCGCGGTCAGCCCCCACGGGGCGTACCTGGCCCTGGTCAGTACTGAGGGGATGACCAACGGTCAGCACCCGGTCTCTAGGCCTTACCAGGTCCAGTTTGTGACCCTGAAGACCCCCAATGACGCGGCGGCAGAGTTGCTGGAGTCCCCGGTCCAGAGCCTGTTCAAACAAACTGACCTGCTGGACCTGGTGCGCTGGAGGGTGCTGAGGGACAAACGCATCCCGGCCCTGCTGCAGGAGGAGTTGGACGACAAGGTACACAACACAGGCTCCCCCTACTTGTGGAGGTTAAAACTCTTCCTTGTGCGGGTGCTCTACCAGTCCCTGCAGAAGGCCCCTGTGGAGGCACGCTGGCGCCCCACACACGAGGATTCCAAGGTGTTTGTGAAGGACGAGGAGGGGGGCGTCgcgggagagggtggaggaggggaagaggtggTGTCGAAGCTGCAGGACCCAGAGGCCCGGGCGTTGGAGGAGCAGACGGGGGAGGTGATAGCTTGGATCGAGGCGGTGGAGGCCCACCTGACCAGGGAGCACATGAAGAGGGTTCTGGGGGAGGTGTACCTCCACACCTGGATCACTGAGAACACCAGCATCCCCACGCGGGGTGTCTGTGACTTCCTCACTAGCGACCCCACGTATGAGGACAGGGCTGCCCAG GTCCTGATAGGTCACATCCAGAAGAAGATGAACAAGCAGACATTCCCTGAGTACTGTAGTCTGTGTAAGGAGGTGCTGCCCTTCACAGACCGCAAGCAGGCTGTCTGCTCCAACGGACATATGTGGCTCAG GTGTGTGTTGTCCTACCAGGCGTGCCAGACACTCGCGTACAGACGCTGCCTGCTGCAGGATAGCATCGCCAGACTGCCAGTGCCTGAGG ACCCAGACTGGATCAAGAGGATACTGCAGGGTCCTTGTACATTCTgcgactctcctctcctctag